In one window of Paenarthrobacter nicotinovorans DNA:
- the glf gene encoding UDP-galactopyranose mutase, giving the protein MNADLVVVGSGFFGLTIAERAATELGLKVAVLDRRHHIGGNAYSENEAQTGIEVHRYGAHLFHTSNERVWEYVNRFTTFTKYQHKVYTSHKGEVYPMPINLGTINQFFRSAMSPTEAKALIAEQAGELAGTDPQNLNDKGIQLIGRPLYEAFIKHYTGKQWQTDPKDLPAEIISRLPVRYNYDNRYFNDTYEGLPVDGYTAWIERMADHPNIEVVLNTDFFDDGEFGRSSVLGQVPVIYTGPVDRYFDYAEGDLSWRTIDLEEEVLPIEDFQGCAVMNYPDAEEKYTRIHEFRHFHPERDYTKDATVIMREFSRFAEKGDEPYYPVNTSDDRQKLLAYRDLAKGEKSVLFGGRLGTYKYLDMHMAIGSALSMYDNKIKPHFTGGAKLESGGVDA; this is encoded by the coding sequence GTGAACGCTGATCTCGTCGTCGTCGGCTCGGGTTTCTTTGGCCTGACCATTGCAGAACGCGCCGCTACCGAGTTGGGGCTGAAGGTTGCGGTGCTTGATCGCCGCCACCACATTGGTGGAAACGCCTACAGCGAGAACGAAGCGCAGACTGGAATTGAGGTGCACCGCTACGGAGCGCACCTCTTCCACACGTCCAACGAACGCGTTTGGGAGTACGTGAACCGTTTCACGACCTTCACGAAGTACCAGCACAAGGTTTACACCAGCCACAAGGGCGAGGTGTACCCGATGCCCATCAACCTGGGCACCATCAACCAGTTCTTCCGCTCGGCCATGAGCCCGACCGAAGCGAAGGCACTCATCGCCGAGCAGGCCGGTGAACTCGCCGGTACTGATCCGCAGAACCTGAACGACAAGGGTATCCAGCTGATCGGACGCCCGCTCTACGAAGCGTTCATCAAGCACTACACGGGCAAGCAGTGGCAGACGGACCCCAAGGACCTGCCCGCGGAGATCATTTCCCGGCTCCCGGTTCGCTACAACTACGACAACCGCTACTTCAATGACACGTACGAAGGACTGCCGGTCGACGGATACACGGCCTGGATCGAGCGTATGGCGGACCACCCCAACATCGAAGTTGTCCTCAACACGGACTTCTTCGACGACGGCGAGTTCGGCCGGTCTTCCGTGCTGGGACAGGTGCCTGTCATCTACACGGGTCCCGTGGACCGCTACTTTGACTACGCAGAAGGTGACCTCTCCTGGCGCACCATCGACCTTGAAGAAGAGGTCCTGCCCATTGAGGACTTCCAGGGTTGCGCAGTGATGAACTATCCCGACGCCGAGGAAAAGTACACGCGCATCCACGAATTCCGCCACTTCCACCCGGAGCGGGATTACACCAAGGACGCGACGGTCATCATGCGGGAGTTCTCGCGCTTTGCGGAGAAGGGCGACGAGCCGTACTACCCCGTCAACACTTCCGACGATCGTCAAAAGCTGCTTGCTTACCGCGATCTGGCCAAGGGTGAGAAGTCCGTTTTGTTCGGTGGCCGCCTTGGAACTTACAAGTACCTCGATATGCACATGGCGATCGGTTCAGCTTTGTCCATGTACGACAACAAGATCAAGCCGCACTTCACAGGCGGCGCCAAGCTTGAAAGTGGGGGAGTGGACGCATGA
- a CDS encoding glycosyltransferase — protein sequence MTTTTNESQETAMTASTDVNAPGSTEQNLRIVQRVIFPANRDLDTLPLYVDPDTSTVQRSGRGSSDVQAVGMTRQLHPEDILDRGSVQVRRGERLSFGSYFNAFPASYWRKWTIATKTVLHLETEGEGTIIVYRSNARGASQRVDSVLVEGSASNDFELTLAPFGDGGWYWFDLIAGGDGMTLKSAHWAVPDEGRTQGRVTLGVTTFNRADYCLETIKAIDGDPGLREILAELIIVDQGNKKVADEAGFDAVAESMGDQLRIINQGNLGGSGGFARNMYEMLVSDKSDYVMLLDDDIELETEGVMRAVAFADLCRKPTIVGGHMFDMYNKSVLHAYSEVVNFYRFLWGPVEGLGNHDFSQAGLRSTPQLHRRWDADYNGWWMCLIPKAVVETIGLSLPVFIKWDDAEYSLRARAAGFPTVTLPGAAVWHVSWADKDDSVDWQAYYHERNRLIATLLHSPFPKGGRILRESLNTDIKHLVSMQYYPEQARVMALRDVLAGPGDLHKQLPTTMPKLRAMREEFPDSQVKTDPAAFPEVFRKRPPKKPQSYKQPGALGLLPWAVKTVLKQTLAPVRDTAKANPEAQVAHQDGKWWSLAHLDSAVVSNADGTGASWHLRDPRMARQLVVESAKLHAQLFSNWETLRAQYRDALPEITSMESWRETFEASEPNK from the coding sequence ATGACCACCACAACAAACGAAAGCCAGGAGACTGCCATGACGGCTTCCACCGACGTGAATGCCCCCGGTTCAACTGAACAGAACCTGCGGATTGTCCAGCGTGTCATTTTCCCGGCGAACCGTGACCTCGACACCCTCCCCCTGTACGTAGACCCGGACACGAGCACAGTTCAAAGATCAGGCCGGGGAAGCTCGGATGTGCAGGCCGTCGGCATGACCCGGCAGCTCCACCCGGAGGACATCCTCGACCGCGGTTCCGTCCAGGTCCGCCGTGGCGAACGTCTTTCCTTCGGCTCCTACTTCAACGCTTTCCCGGCGAGCTACTGGCGCAAATGGACGATTGCCACAAAGACGGTCCTTCACCTCGAAACCGAGGGCGAAGGTACGATCATTGTCTACCGCTCCAACGCACGCGGTGCATCCCAGCGTGTCGATTCCGTGTTGGTCGAGGGTTCCGCCTCGAACGATTTCGAGCTGACTCTTGCCCCGTTCGGCGACGGCGGGTGGTACTGGTTTGACCTGATCGCCGGCGGTGACGGCATGACCCTGAAGAGCGCTCACTGGGCCGTTCCGGACGAGGGCCGCACCCAGGGGCGCGTGACGTTGGGTGTCACCACCTTCAACCGCGCAGACTACTGCCTGGAAACCATCAAGGCTATTGACGGAGACCCCGGTCTTCGGGAAATTCTTGCCGAACTGATCATCGTCGACCAAGGAAACAAAAAGGTCGCCGACGAAGCCGGTTTCGACGCTGTCGCTGAATCCATGGGAGACCAGCTCCGGATCATCAACCAGGGCAACCTCGGCGGTTCGGGTGGTTTCGCACGCAACATGTACGAGATGCTCGTTTCAGACAAGAGCGACTACGTCATGCTGCTCGATGACGACATTGAACTTGAGACAGAGGGCGTTATGCGCGCAGTGGCGTTCGCCGATCTCTGCCGCAAACCGACCATCGTCGGCGGACACATGTTTGACATGTACAACAAGTCTGTCCTGCATGCCTACTCAGAGGTGGTCAACTTCTACAGGTTCCTGTGGGGACCGGTGGAGGGCCTTGGCAATCATGACTTCTCCCAGGCCGGCCTGCGGTCCACGCCTCAGTTGCACCGCCGCTGGGATGCCGACTACAACGGCTGGTGGATGTGCCTCATCCCCAAGGCCGTGGTGGAGACCATCGGGCTCTCCCTGCCGGTGTTCATCAAGTGGGACGACGCTGAATACTCGCTCCGGGCCCGGGCAGCCGGCTTCCCGACAGTGACGCTTCCGGGTGCAGCTGTATGGCACGTCTCATGGGCAGATAAGGACGATTCCGTCGACTGGCAGGCGTACTACCATGAGCGCAACCGGCTCATCGCCACCCTCCTGCACTCCCCGTTCCCCAAGGGCGGACGAATCCTCCGCGAGAGCCTGAACACGGACATCAAGCACTTGGTGTCGATGCAGTACTACCCCGAGCAGGCCCGCGTCATGGCCCTGCGGGACGTCCTCGCCGGTCCCGGCGACCTGCACAAACAGCTGCCGACCACGATGCCGAAGCTTCGCGCCATGCGTGAAGAGTTCCCCGACTCCCAGGTCAAGACGGACCCCGCGGCGTTCCCGGAAGTTTTCCGGAAGCGCCCGCCGAAGAAGCCCCAGTCCTACAAGCAGCCGGGTGCGCTCGGTCTGTTGCCATGGGCAGTGAAAACCGTCTTGAAGCAGACGCTGGCTCCCGTCCGCGACACGGCCAAGGCCAACCCGGAGGCCCAAGTGGCCCACCAGGACGGAAAGTGGTGGAGCCTGGCCCACCTCGACAGCGCTGTGGTCTCGAACGCTGACGGCACCGGAGCTTCCTGGCACCTGAGGGACCCCAGGATGGCCCGCCAGTTGGTGGTTGAGTCTGCCAAGCTGCACGCACAGCTCTTCTCCAACTGGGAGACCCTTCGCGCGCAATACCGCGATGCCCTCCCGGAGATCACCTCCATGGAATCCTGGCGGGAAACGTTCGAAGCATCGGAGCCTAACAAGTAG
- a CDS encoding Gfo/Idh/MocA family protein codes for MANLRAGLIGLGMMGRHHARVIRELEGVDLVAVADSFGDPHNVASGLEVCNSVEQLIEQGIDMAVAAVPTILHEEVALQLAEAGVHCLVEKPIANDSVSGRRIAEAFDSKGLIGAVGHIERFNPSLQSLRERLENGDLGEVYQISTRRQGPFPSRIADVGVVKDLATHDIDLTAWLAQSNFVNVVAHTTSRSGRQHEDMVTAIGHLKDGVVTNHIVNWLSPMKERTTVVLGERGAYIADTISADLTFVENGTFQTDWDSIAAFRGVSEGSSTRFALAKREPLKMEHEAFRDAVLGKSMNIVTMAEGLETLRVAEAVLKSAETGAVVAL; via the coding sequence GTGGCAAATCTGCGCGCTGGCCTCATTGGGCTGGGCATGATGGGCCGTCACCACGCACGCGTTATCCGCGAGCTTGAGGGTGTTGACCTCGTCGCCGTCGCTGACTCCTTTGGAGACCCCCACAACGTTGCCAGTGGGCTGGAGGTTTGCAATTCCGTCGAGCAACTCATTGAGCAGGGCATCGACATGGCTGTCGCCGCCGTGCCGACAATCCTCCACGAGGAAGTTGCCCTGCAGCTGGCCGAGGCCGGCGTGCACTGCTTGGTGGAAAAGCCGATTGCCAACGATTCTGTCTCCGGCCGCCGGATTGCGGAGGCCTTTGATTCCAAAGGCTTGATCGGCGCCGTTGGGCACATCGAGCGCTTCAACCCCTCCCTGCAGAGCCTCCGTGAGCGGCTTGAAAATGGCGATCTCGGCGAGGTCTACCAGATCTCCACCCGGCGCCAGGGCCCGTTCCCGTCCCGGATTGCCGATGTTGGAGTGGTCAAGGATCTTGCTACCCACGACATCGACCTCACCGCGTGGCTGGCCCAGAGTAACTTTGTCAACGTCGTTGCGCACACTACATCACGGAGTGGTCGTCAGCACGAGGACATGGTCACTGCGATCGGGCACCTCAAGGACGGCGTAGTAACCAACCACATCGTCAACTGGCTCTCACCCATGAAGGAACGCACGACGGTTGTCCTGGGCGAGCGTGGCGCATACATTGCCGACACGATTTCCGCTGACTTGACGTTTGTCGAGAATGGCACCTTCCAGACGGACTGGGATTCCATCGCGGCATTCCGTGGTGTGTCCGAGGGATCGTCGACCCGTTTTGCCTTGGCCAAGCGTGAACCACTGAAGATGGAACATGAGGCTTTCCGCGACGCCGTTCTGGGCAAGTCCATGAACATTGTCACAATGGCCGAAGGCCTTGAGACCCTGCGCGTTGCTGAGGCTGTACTCAAATCAGCCGAAACGGGCGCTGTCGTCGCGCTGTAG
- a CDS encoding DegT/DnrJ/EryC1/StrS family aminotransferase — MSPEFIPPAKPIIGDDERKAVEAVLASGQLAQGSEVASFEQEFSQVLLDGRAAVAVNSGTSGLHLGLLAAGIGPGDEVIVPSFTFAATANSVALTGATPVFADVDIDHYTLDPASVESKITDRTAAIMPVHLYGHPFDVDGIGAVAAKHGVKVFEDAAQAHGAAVNGRKVGTFGDFAMFSLYPTKNMTSGEGGMVSTGLADVERRLRLLRNQGMERQYENELVGFNARMTNIHAAIGRVQLTKVEGWTKTRQENAAFFDANIEGVVTPKVVEGYEHVYHQYTIRIAEDRDGFAKALREEYNVGCGVYYPIPNHRLAPFQTSDDLPVTEEAASTVLSLPVHPSLSQDDLDRIVAAVNAVAKAGS; from the coding sequence ATGAGCCCCGAATTCATTCCCCCCGCCAAGCCCATCATCGGTGATGATGAGCGCAAGGCAGTAGAGGCTGTTCTGGCCTCCGGCCAACTCGCACAGGGTTCGGAGGTTGCGTCCTTTGAACAGGAATTCTCGCAGGTCCTCCTGGACGGCAGGGCAGCCGTGGCCGTCAACTCCGGAACATCCGGTTTGCACCTCGGCCTTTTGGCTGCGGGCATTGGCCCTGGCGATGAAGTCATCGTGCCGTCGTTTACCTTCGCGGCAACGGCCAACTCCGTGGCCTTGACGGGTGCTACCCCTGTCTTCGCCGATGTGGACATCGACCACTACACGCTGGATCCTGCTTCCGTCGAGTCGAAGATCACGGACCGCACCGCAGCCATCATGCCGGTGCACCTCTACGGTCACCCGTTTGACGTGGACGGAATCGGTGCAGTCGCCGCCAAGCACGGCGTGAAGGTCTTTGAAGACGCTGCCCAGGCACACGGCGCGGCAGTCAACGGCCGCAAGGTCGGTACATTCGGCGATTTCGCCATGTTCAGCTTGTACCCGACGAAGAACATGACCTCCGGTGAGGGCGGCATGGTCAGCACCGGCCTGGCCGACGTCGAACGGCGGCTTCGGTTGCTTCGCAACCAGGGCATGGAGCGCCAGTACGAAAACGAACTGGTTGGCTTCAACGCGCGCATGACCAACATTCACGCAGCAATCGGTCGTGTGCAGCTGACCAAGGTCGAAGGCTGGACGAAGACCCGGCAGGAGAACGCAGCATTCTTCGATGCAAACATCGAAGGTGTCGTTACCCCGAAGGTCGTTGAAGGCTACGAGCACGTTTATCACCAGTACACCATCCGGATTGCCGAGGACCGTGATGGCTTCGCGAAGGCCTTGCGCGAAGAGTACAACGTGGGCTGCGGCGTCTACTACCCGATTCCCAACCACCGCCTTGCGCCGTTCCAGACCTCCGATGACCTGCCGGTCACTGAAGAAGCGGCCTCCACTGTGCTGTCCCTTCCCGTGCACCCGTCACTTAGCCAGGATGACCTTGACCGGATCGTCGCTGCTGTCAACGCCGTTGCAAAGGCAGGTAGCTAG
- a CDS encoding acyltransferase: protein MLNEEGPSPVIVVAESADVSDKAVIGDGSKIWHLAQVREQAELGVNCIVGRGAYIGSGVKMGDNCKVQNYALVYEPAELEAGVFIGPAVVLTNDTYPRAVAPDGTLKSAHDWEPVGVTIREGASIGARAVCVAPVTIGRWATVAAGAVVAKDVPDFALMVGVPAKRHGWVGKAGFPLQRSGDNWVCPETGATYVEQNETLREVEA, encoded by the coding sequence GTGCTCAATGAGGAAGGACCTTCACCGGTGATAGTGGTTGCGGAGAGCGCCGATGTTTCAGACAAGGCGGTAATTGGTGATGGATCAAAGATTTGGCATCTTGCCCAAGTCCGCGAGCAGGCCGAACTAGGGGTCAATTGCATCGTCGGACGCGGGGCCTACATCGGCTCCGGAGTCAAGATGGGGGACAACTGCAAAGTTCAGAACTATGCGCTTGTCTACGAGCCCGCGGAACTGGAGGCAGGGGTCTTTATCGGACCCGCCGTAGTGCTGACGAATGACACATACCCCCGGGCAGTTGCACCCGATGGAACTTTGAAGAGCGCCCATGATTGGGAGCCCGTGGGCGTCACTATTCGTGAAGGCGCGTCCATCGGCGCCCGCGCTGTATGTGTTGCTCCGGTCACGATCGGACGCTGGGCTACTGTGGCCGCGGGTGCTGTCGTGGCCAAAGATGTTCCTGATTTTGCTTTGATGGTCGGAGTTCCGGCCAAGCGCCATGGTTGGGTCGGCAAGGCCGGTTTCCCGCTGCAACGCAGCGGTGACAACTGGGTATGCCCGGAAACCGGCGCCACATATGTTGAACAGAACGAGACCCTTCGAGAGGTAGAGGCATGA
- a CDS encoding ABC transporter permease: MATSTDTYAVPGVGAGLLDVYRRRYLLKLIVRKELRVRYRGSVLGLAWSYVKPLVQYVVLFFALGIVLRVGDQIPNYALYMFSGVIVINFFSEAFSNATRSIVSNAALVKKIYLPRELFPVASVWVAAVHFLPQLVVLLAAALLTGWHPDILQLIGAALGFVIVAVTATGLGLLAGAINVFFRDAENIVDMLMMIVTWTSPVLYDWTMIRRLAPEWVLVIYQLNPITVAVELFHWAFWYPTVNRPVELPPHLMWTGLLGLGMAALFLIIGQLVFRRLEGHFAQEV, translated from the coding sequence ATGGCCACTTCCACTGATACGTATGCTGTTCCAGGGGTAGGTGCCGGTCTGCTCGACGTCTATCGACGCCGGTACCTCCTCAAGTTGATCGTCCGCAAGGAACTCCGTGTCCGTTACCGGGGTTCGGTTCTGGGGCTGGCATGGTCCTACGTCAAGCCCCTGGTCCAGTACGTGGTGCTGTTCTTTGCGTTGGGCATTGTGCTGCGGGTTGGGGATCAGATCCCCAACTACGCGCTGTACATGTTCTCCGGCGTCATCGTTATCAACTTCTTCTCAGAAGCTTTCTCGAATGCCACGCGGTCCATTGTCTCCAACGCTGCGTTGGTGAAGAAGATCTATCTGCCGCGTGAATTGTTCCCGGTTGCCTCAGTGTGGGTCGCTGCGGTCCATTTCCTGCCTCAGCTGGTGGTCCTGCTTGCAGCCGCCTTGCTCACAGGCTGGCATCCGGACATCCTGCAACTCATCGGGGCTGCATTGGGCTTCGTCATTGTGGCTGTCACAGCGACTGGTCTGGGGTTGCTGGCTGGTGCCATCAACGTCTTCTTCAGGGACGCAGAGAACATCGTCGACATGCTGATGATGATCGTTACCTGGACCTCCCCGGTTCTTTACGACTGGACCATGATCAGACGCCTGGCCCCGGAATGGGTGCTGGTGATTTACCAGCTGAATCCGATCACGGTAGCCGTCGAACTGTTCCACTGGGCGTTCTGGTACCCAACAGTCAACCGGCCCGTTGAGTTGCCTCCCCATTTGATGTGGACCGGTCTGCTCGGACTCGGTATGGCTGCTTTGTTCCTTATTATCGGCCAGCTCGTGTTCCGACGGCTCGAGGGCCACTTTGCGCAGGAGGTCTAA
- a CDS encoding ABC transporter ATP-binding protein — translation MGAAVIVKDLKKTFNLRHSHSLKETLVWLVKGRKGDLTRRFDALHDVSFEIQPGETVALLGFNGSGKSTLLKLISGVILPDKGTVRTKGRVAGLIEVGAGFHPDLSGRENVFLNAAILGMTEQEINEKFDDIVAFSEIEQFIDTEVKFYSSGMFLRLAFAVAVHTQPDIFLVDEILAVGDEPFQRKCLAKIKQLSDEGRTLVVVSHDLDMISRICDRGVVLSSGTVQFEGPAEEAVAWLREH, via the coding sequence ATGGGTGCTGCCGTAATCGTCAAGGACCTCAAGAAAACGTTCAATCTTCGCCACTCGCACTCCCTGAAGGAAACGCTTGTTTGGCTGGTGAAGGGACGCAAGGGCGATCTGACCCGAAGGTTTGATGCGCTCCATGACGTCAGCTTTGAAATCCAGCCCGGGGAGACTGTCGCCCTCCTGGGCTTCAACGGTTCAGGTAAGTCCACCCTTCTGAAGCTCATTTCCGGAGTCATCCTTCCCGACAAGGGGACGGTGCGCACGAAAGGCCGCGTCGCCGGCCTCATCGAGGTGGGCGCAGGATTCCACCCGGATCTTTCCGGACGTGAGAATGTGTTCCTGAACGCCGCGATCCTGGGCATGACAGAACAGGAGATCAACGAGAAGTTTGACGACATAGTCGCGTTCTCCGAGATCGAGCAGTTCATCGATACCGAGGTGAAATTCTATTCTTCCGGTATGTTCCTGCGCCTCGCTTTCGCGGTCGCGGTCCACACCCAGCCGGACATTTTCCTTGTGGACGAAATTCTTGCCGTAGGTGACGAGCCTTTCCAGAGAAAGTGCCTCGCCAAGATCAAGCAGCTCTCAGATGAGGGCCGGACACTGGTGGTAGTCAGCCACGACCTCGACATGATCTCCAGGATTTGCGACAGGGGAGTGGTGCTTTCATCCGGCACCGTGCAGTTCGAAGGGCCTGCCGAGGAGGCAGTAGCCTGGCTCCGCGAGCACTGA